A stretch of Castanea sativa cultivar Marrone di Chiusa Pesio chromosome 2, ASM4071231v1 DNA encodes these proteins:
- the LOC142625226 gene encoding uncharacterized protein LOC142625226, which yields MQFLDFKELLSWFIKNKCHSELFAVIAWRIWNQRNRVRINQPAEALHQLAYLSKVWLDDYQGRQVILATQVQQSRQSKNHWKPPPSELYKINFDGAIFPHDKKSGVGVVIRDHRGRVIASCSKLVHQQLSSNEIEAFAAGWALSFALDVGVKRAILEGDSLSVIKGLMEERLLVPLGIPDFLVWIEEVPPQFQSVLQANSLGLFE from the exons ATGCAATTTCTGGACTTCAAAGAGCTCTTATCAtggtttattaaaaataaatgccACTCCGAGCTCTTCGCAGTTATAGCCTGGAGAATATGGAATCAGCGAAATCGGGTTCGCATTAACCAGCCTGCGGAAGCACTTCACCAGCTTGCTTACCTCTCAAAAGTTTGGCTTGATGATTACCAAGGTAGACAAGTAATCCTAGCTACACAAGTGCAGCAAAGTCGTCAATCTAAAAATCATTGGAAGCCACCACCATCTGaactttacaaaataaatttcgATGGTGCGATTTTTCCACATGATAAAAAATCTGGTGTGGGAGTAGTGATTAGAGATCACAGAGGCCGTGTAATAGCTTCATGCTCAAAATTGGTGCACCAACAGCTAAGCAGTAATGAGATTGAGGCGTTTGCTGCAGGTTGGGCGCTTTCTTTTGCACTGGATGTTGGAGTTAAACGAGCTATCTTGGAAGGTGATTCTTTGAGTGTCATTAAAGGATTAATGGAGGAAAGGCTGCTGGTCCCACTGG GCATACCAGATTTTTTAGTATGGATTGAGGAAGTTCCACCACAGTTTCAAAGTGTACTTCAAGCCAATTCATTAGGCTTATTTGAATAA